A genomic region of Aspergillus oryzae RIB40 DNA, chromosome 1 contains the following coding sequences:
- a CDS encoding uncharacterized protein (predicted protein): protein MTDLRRDNTVTFHFLEGDVDSIPGPGISGFYDGPYYSYYKFPRSISDNGAEGESLLSAYDRLYDVVDEEGPFDGVLGFSHGGTLAAGFLIHHAKLYPQELPLFRCAIFINSLPPFRMDPGGTPVIDPDLNGYINIPTHEIDPGTMRGKSNASHPMPNRVIR, encoded by the exons ATGACCGATCTTCGTCGCGATAACACGGTGACATTCCACTTTCTTGAGGGAGACGTGGATTCAATTCCAGGCCCGGGGATCTCGGGCTTCTACGACGGTCCTTACTACAGTTATTATAAGTTTCCCCGGTCTATTTCGGACAATGGTGCCGAGGGAGAGTCTTTACTGAGTGCGTACGACCGCCTTTACGACGTTGTAGACGAGGAAGGTCCTTTCGATGGGGTCCTGGGCTTCTCCCATGGGGGCACATTGGCAGCTGGATTCTTGATCCACCATGCAAAATTGTACCCGCAAGAACTACCTTTGTTTCGCTGTGCTATCTTCATCAACTCCCTCCCACCATTCCGGATGGATCCAGGTGGAACTCCAGTGATTGATCCAGATCTGAATGGGTACATCAACATCCCAACC CACGAGATAGATCCTGGAACGATGAGAGGAAAGTCTAATGCGAGTCATCCGATGCCCAATAGAGTGATTCGGTGA